The following coding sequences lie in one Leptospira stimsonii genomic window:
- a CDS encoding ATP-dependent helicase, translating into MKLNPEQEKAVRHVDGPILIFAGAGSGKTRVISNRIAHLIENAGVSAGKIVALSFTNKSAREMEERVRKMIPRQKLKGIVLSTFHSLGLNILKKHIGLIGYKHPFLLLNQNDQEGFVTTLLIANKVELKKTKVSEILGKISRIKNSGPSYREYLDSSLVESDQIANLIFDSYQTSLKEQNSLDFDDLILLPGVLLKEFPEVREEYHKKFQYFMVDEFQDTNQTQYVFLRALMGENRNLCVVGDDDQSIYAFRGSDLSLILNFEQDFPESNVVRLLENYRSTQVIIRGANSLIKNNLSRRSKELFSSIPGGRKIRYIERMDEKDEAAYVVDCIREEIIKDARVGSQIAILFRTNFQTRPFEEELRSRSIPYKLIGGYNFFDRKEVRDMISYIRLIANTRDDASLLRVLNYPKRGIGPGSISLIHEKAGHMKESLYEILFRVCESPDFIPGLQKKIQSEIYNFVNLIERTKKKFATMPKMYLAFREFIQEVGIEKEILLEEKDEKIAKARTFNLSELVNMMSYFEENHDSPEKPTLFDFINRLNLLMEDETPSDDDKEDNRVQLLTIHQSKGLEFDSVYVPGLEEGILPNSRVLTEESSVDEERRLLYVAMTRARKHLCLTGAANRRKFGEQMATQASRFLAEIDPETLDWVSNEESREQETADFFAELEKLKTGS; encoded by the coding sequence ATGAAGCTCAATCCTGAACAGGAAAAAGCCGTCCGCCACGTAGACGGCCCGATTCTTATATTTGCCGGTGCCGGATCCGGAAAAACCCGCGTTATCTCCAATCGAATCGCACATTTGATCGAGAACGCGGGAGTTTCCGCCGGAAAGATCGTTGCGCTCTCTTTTACCAATAAGAGCGCAAGAGAAATGGAAGAACGGGTTCGGAAGATGATTCCGAGACAGAAATTAAAAGGAATCGTTCTTTCCACCTTTCATTCCCTCGGCCTCAACATTCTCAAAAAACATATCGGACTGATCGGATACAAACATCCCTTTCTTCTCCTGAATCAAAACGATCAGGAAGGGTTCGTAACTACATTATTGATTGCTAATAAAGTCGAACTCAAAAAAACGAAGGTTTCCGAAATCCTCGGGAAAATTTCCCGAATCAAAAACTCGGGTCCAAGTTACAGGGAATATCTGGATTCTTCGCTTGTGGAATCGGATCAAATCGCGAATCTCATCTTTGATAGTTATCAGACCTCGCTCAAAGAACAAAATTCCTTGGACTTCGACGACCTCATTCTTCTACCAGGAGTTTTATTGAAGGAATTTCCGGAGGTCCGAGAAGAATATCATAAGAAGTTTCAATACTTCATGGTGGATGAGTTCCAGGATACCAACCAAACTCAGTATGTCTTTTTAAGGGCCCTCATGGGGGAGAATCGAAATCTCTGCGTGGTAGGGGACGATGATCAGTCGATTTATGCCTTCCGAGGATCCGATCTCAGTCTGATTCTCAATTTCGAACAGGATTTTCCGGAAAGCAACGTTGTGCGTCTTCTGGAGAATTATCGTTCAACACAGGTCATCATCCGCGGAGCGAATTCGCTTATCAAAAACAATCTTTCGAGAAGATCAAAGGAGCTTTTTTCCTCCATTCCGGGAGGTCGAAAGATCCGTTATATAGAAAGAATGGACGAAAAGGACGAAGCCGCCTATGTCGTCGACTGTATCCGAGAAGAGATCATCAAGGACGCAAGAGTAGGAAGCCAGATCGCGATTCTCTTCCGAACGAATTTTCAGACAAGACCTTTCGAGGAAGAACTCAGAAGCAGATCGATTCCTTATAAGCTCATCGGTGGATATAACTTCTTCGATCGTAAGGAAGTTCGGGATATGATTTCCTATATCCGCCTCATCGCAAACACAAGAGACGACGCATCTCTTCTCCGTGTTTTGAACTATCCGAAACGAGGCATCGGACCCGGAAGTATCTCTCTGATTCACGAAAAAGCGGGACATATGAAAGAATCCTTATATGAGATTCTTTTTCGAGTCTGCGAGTCTCCCGATTTTATTCCCGGATTACAAAAAAAAATCCAGTCTGAAATTTATAATTTCGTAAATCTTATCGAACGAACCAAAAAGAAATTCGCTACGATGCCGAAGATGTATCTCGCCTTTCGTGAATTCATCCAGGAAGTCGGAATCGAAAAAGAAATTCTTCTCGAAGAGAAGGATGAGAAGATCGCGAAAGCCCGAACCTTCAATCTTTCCGAACTCGTAAACATGATGTCCTATTTTGAGGAGAATCATGATTCTCCAGAAAAGCCGACCCTTTTTGATTTTATCAATCGTCTGAATCTTCTTATGGAGGACGAAACTCCCTCCGATGATGACAAGGAGGACAATCGGGTACAACTCCTCACAATTCATCAGTCAAAGGGGCTCGAATTCGATTCGGTTTATGTCCCAGGACTGGAAGAGGGAATTCTTCCTAACTCTCGAGTGCTAACGGAAGAATCTTCCGTAGACGAGGAAAGACGCCTTCTCTACGTGGCTATGACCCGCGCGAGGAAGCATTTATGCTTGACAGGGGCCGCAAATCGGCGCAAGTTTGGGGAGCAAATGGCTACCCAGGCCTCCCGGTTCTTGGCGGAAATCGATCCGGAGACTTTGGACTGGGTTTCCAACGAAGAATCCAGAGAGCAAGAAACGGCAGACTTCTTCGCTGAGCTGGAAAAATTGAAAACAGGATCGTAG
- a CDS encoding LIC_12586 family protein, translated as MAPGDFLRFLGSFFVFLRENRRIKFILITFILLLSIHAIVVESVGYYVRTRLLDLRGLKELSRNFINQELGRAVTLGVVEYDFPNAVVFEDFRISSEEDFALNHILFRTNKIQFRLGGLWKGQPYIKGIVVKDSSLNLDLQDAIAGELIGYVQKINIPEIRLINTTITISKGGDEVLNAIKGIDIVITKQPEGVIVKVSDSLFPLPYSRFIQGTFETKFNSEESKSIFRFQNVKAEKIRGLYSLFGKILLTSGKISGEYEILLNGKKLSVTGKNHFTNVSGKIQQELPLGLRIPDLKDADLLHEMDLKLDETGEKQIHTFTKEENVFRVTYGINPKKLSTWEIFADWKNIQELKSVFQLPGDLEILEGQLNLKGKWEETGNYNDWIRSNVSLSLLGFRWKDPFLEIRFDQVVANVLPGNLLELNAKGDLFQETLAMSIHGKTGWKKSPRANGAFFYPFYNDWKWDLELARISVKNFLPIYHSWKNWIRTDIRTRQEKLIPEIRWTRTPFYKYLMEFFTATIHWKLKSFRFKEKDLGRVTLDGKIVPFFSRLDLKGYQNDVPYLEGFANFTFGQDNPYMDFRVKATDMPWEEPVSGFCGSWIIPESVTSDTTIRLFGDDFLALHNSLNVLHNVSFNRSRFQDKRSLPLNLREPFDFGYELNLLPTLSYYRNIFWKNESADLTGYGAVEQNRIRISANGKLNEAFISRKFREEAGECKLESIGDR; from the coding sequence TTGGCTCCCGGTGACTTCCTTCGTTTTCTCGGTTCCTTCTTTGTTTTCTTAAGAGAAAATAGAAGAATCAAATTTATCCTCATCACATTCATTTTACTTTTGAGCATTCACGCGATTGTCGTCGAATCGGTTGGTTATTACGTGAGAACGCGTCTTTTGGATCTAAGAGGTCTCAAAGAACTCTCTCGCAATTTTATCAATCAGGAACTTGGGCGCGCCGTAACACTCGGAGTCGTCGAATACGACTTCCCAAACGCTGTCGTCTTCGAGGACTTTAGAATCTCCTCTGAAGAGGACTTCGCGCTCAATCATATTCTATTCAGAACGAACAAAATACAATTTCGTCTCGGCGGTTTGTGGAAAGGACAACCCTATATCAAAGGAATCGTGGTCAAAGATTCTTCCCTCAATCTCGATCTTCAGGACGCGATCGCAGGAGAATTGATCGGTTACGTGCAGAAGATAAACATTCCCGAAATTAGATTGATCAATACGACGATTACGATCTCCAAGGGCGGAGACGAAGTATTAAACGCGATCAAGGGGATCGATATCGTCATCACCAAACAACCCGAAGGCGTTATCGTAAAGGTAAGCGATTCCTTGTTTCCGTTACCTTATTCCCGTTTTATACAAGGAACCTTCGAGACTAAATTTAACTCCGAAGAATCCAAAAGTATATTCCGTTTTCAGAATGTGAAGGCTGAAAAGATCCGCGGGCTTTACTCTTTGTTCGGAAAAATTCTTCTGACCTCGGGAAAAATCTCCGGAGAATACGAAATTCTTCTCAACGGAAAAAAACTTTCCGTGACGGGTAAGAATCATTTTACGAACGTATCGGGTAAAATTCAGCAGGAGCTTCCTTTGGGGTTGAGAATACCCGATCTAAAAGACGCAGACCTCTTACACGAGATGGATCTTAAACTTGATGAGACGGGAGAAAAACAAATCCATACGTTTACAAAAGAAGAGAACGTGTTTCGAGTAACGTACGGAATCAATCCGAAAAAACTTTCCACTTGGGAAATCTTTGCCGATTGGAAGAATATTCAAGAACTTAAATCCGTCTTTCAACTTCCCGGAGATTTGGAGATTCTGGAAGGTCAACTGAACCTAAAAGGAAAATGGGAAGAAACCGGAAATTATAACGATTGGATCCGGAGCAACGTTTCTTTGAGTCTTCTGGGATTTCGCTGGAAGGATCCTTTTTTAGAGATTCGTTTTGATCAGGTGGTTGCGAACGTTCTTCCCGGAAATCTATTGGAGCTGAACGCGAAAGGGGATCTGTTCCAAGAAACTCTGGCAATGTCGATTCATGGAAAGACCGGTTGGAAAAAATCTCCGCGCGCGAACGGTGCGTTTTTCTATCCTTTTTACAACGATTGGAAATGGGATTTGGAGTTGGCTCGAATCTCGGTAAAAAACTTTCTTCCGATTTATCATTCGTGGAAGAATTGGATTCGGACGGATATTCGAACCAGGCAGGAAAAACTTATCCCAGAAATTCGATGGACCCGAACTCCATTTTACAAATATCTAATGGAGTTTTTTACGGCGACGATTCACTGGAAGCTCAAGTCTTTTCGTTTTAAGGAAAAGGATTTGGGAAGGGTTACGCTCGACGGAAAAATCGTTCCGTTCTTTTCCAGATTGGATTTGAAAGGATATCAAAACGACGTACCTTATTTGGAAGGATTCGCGAATTTCACCTTCGGTCAAGACAATCCGTATATGGATTTCAGAGTTAAGGCGACGGATATGCCCTGGGAAGAACCCGTGAGCGGTTTTTGCGGATCCTGGATCATTCCGGAATCGGTTACTTCGGACACTACGATTCGTCTTTTTGGAGACGATTTTCTCGCTCTACATAATTCTTTAAATGTTTTGCATAACGTGAGTTTCAATCGCTCCCGATTTCAGGACAAACGTTCACTTCCTTTGAATTTGAGAGAACCATTCGATTTCGGTTACGAGCTGAATCTTCTACCGACTTTATCGTACTATAGAAATATTTTTTGGAAGAATGAATCCGCTGATCTTACCGGTTACGGCGCAGTGGAACAAAATCGAATCCGAATCAGCGCGAACGGAAAACTCAACGAAGCTTTTATCAGTCGAAAATTTAGGGAGGAAGCAGGGGAATGCAAACTGGAATCAATCGGAGACAGATAA
- a CDS encoding tetratricopeptide repeat protein, with amino-acid sequence MALDKKILTLVTILVFTACASGQKSVDPGVSQESAVRAKIQGIDSQLSTTPLDEKKRSSLLMEKAKLLLQIESYKEASIVLKEIQNSKEGKGLEHLDHYLGTAYLGINDTENAIVHFRKSETVDKNYESTTRRKMYAKALYQEEKYGLALGILGRASREKDFEKDILFYETVANSFMRIKEFKRCQIVLEEGLQKFPESPALKEIQEKLSQVLPR; translated from the coding sequence ATGGCTTTAGATAAAAAAATACTGACTCTGGTAACAATACTTGTTTTTACCGCCTGTGCAAGCGGTCAGAAATCCGTGGATCCAGGCGTTTCGCAAGAATCGGCCGTCCGCGCGAAAATTCAGGGAATCGATTCCCAACTTTCCACCACGCCTTTGGACGAAAAGAAACGTTCTTCTCTCTTGATGGAAAAGGCAAAACTTCTCCTGCAGATTGAATCTTATAAAGAAGCATCGATCGTTTTAAAAGAGATCCAAAATTCGAAAGAAGGAAAGGGTCTGGAACACTTGGATCATTACTTAGGGACCGCTTATCTGGGAATCAACGACACGGAGAATGCGATCGTTCATTTCAGAAAATCGGAAACCGTGGATAAAAATTACGAATCCACAACTCGCAGAAAGATGTATGCGAAAGCTCTTTACCAAGAAGAAAAATACGGTCTTGCTCTTGGAATTTTAGGCCGCGCTTCCAGAGAAAAGGATTTTGAAAAAGACATTCTTTTCTATGAGACGGTTGCCAACAGCTTTATGAGAATCAAGGAATTCAAGAGATGCCAGATCGTTCTGGAAGAGGGTCTTCAGAAATTTCCGGAAAGTCCGGCTCTGAAAGAGATCCAGGAAAAACTTTCTCAGGTTCTTCCAAGATAA
- the lpxB gene encoding lipid-A-disaccharide synthase, with protein MATLRKSTLQPKKSSSHPAPKRESATLKREDPKILMLAGEHSGDLLGGELIRELKKNFPELETFGVGGERMIEEGFHSIESMEELSIIGFSAILFKYRFLKALIGRLLDAAVERNCTHAILIDYPGFNLRLAKELKKLGITVIFYVSPQLWAWKFNRIYGIRETVDLMLVLFPFEKEIYDRYGVPCEFVGHPLAVRLREKIRKEAPIEEPEEKIHLHATVTLMPGSRSGEIRRILNDLLETAGQLSEHYESEKKKVRFLLPNINQKEELYILEQIELAKTKYSHLKIEYLFDRSLRAIEASDLVLVTSGTATLEVAYFEKPMVILYKVSMFTYAIGSFFIRTPNIGLVNILSGKEICRELVQAECTPVHIVAESIDLLENKKYRNKAIEEIRKVKESLGSENSSRHAAREITKLIKGIPRK; from the coding sequence GTGGCAACCTTACGAAAATCAACTCTACAACCAAAAAAATCAAGTAGCCATCCCGCGCCCAAACGCGAAAGCGCGACTCTCAAAAGAGAAGATCCGAAAATTCTAATGCTCGCCGGAGAACATTCGGGCGATCTCTTGGGTGGAGAATTGATCCGAGAACTCAAAAAGAATTTTCCGGAACTGGAAACGTTCGGAGTCGGCGGAGAAAGAATGATCGAGGAAGGTTTTCATTCCATAGAATCCATGGAAGAACTTTCCATCATAGGATTCTCAGCGATCCTTTTTAAATACAGGTTTTTAAAAGCTCTGATCGGAAGACTTCTCGACGCGGCAGTGGAAAGAAATTGCACGCACGCGATTCTCATCGATTACCCCGGCTTCAATCTTCGACTCGCGAAGGAATTAAAAAAATTAGGAATCACCGTCATCTTTTATGTTTCTCCACAACTCTGGGCTTGGAAGTTCAATCGAATCTACGGAATCCGTGAAACGGTCGACCTTATGCTCGTTCTATTCCCTTTCGAAAAAGAAATCTACGATCGTTATGGAGTTCCTTGCGAGTTCGTGGGGCATCCTCTCGCGGTTCGTCTCCGGGAAAAGATACGAAAAGAAGCTCCGATCGAAGAACCGGAAGAAAAGATTCATCTTCACGCGACCGTCACATTGATGCCCGGATCAAGAAGCGGAGAAATTAGAAGAATCTTAAACGATCTTTTGGAAACCGCCGGACAACTTTCGGAGCACTACGAATCGGAAAAAAAGAAAGTCCGCTTCTTACTCCCCAATATCAATCAAAAAGAAGAATTGTATATTCTCGAACAGATCGAACTCGCAAAGACAAAGTATTCCCACTTAAAAATCGAATATCTTTTTGACCGATCCCTAAGAGCGATCGAAGCATCGGATTTGGTCCTCGTAACTTCGGGGACTGCAACATTGGAAGTCGCCTACTTCGAAAAACCGATGGTGATTCTCTATAAAGTGAGTATGTTCACCTATGCGATCGGGTCCTTCTTCATCCGAACTCCCAATATCGGGCTCGTAAATATATTATCCGGAAAAGAAATTTGCAGAGAATTGGTACAAGCAGAATGTACTCCGGTTCATATCGTTGCGGAATCGATCGATCTTCTTGAAAACAAAAAATATCGAAACAAGGCGATCGAAGAAATCCGAAAGGTGAAAGAATCTCTTGGCAGTGAAAATTCTTCCCGACACGCCGCGAGAGAAATCACAAAACTCATCAAAGGGATTCCGAGAAAATAA
- a CDS encoding SRPBCC domain-containing protein, giving the protein MELKFTVQTKVQKPLKEVFEAVYDPKHLSGYFTTGGASGPLKEETEVVWKFADFPSEEGTTVSVREVVMNSKIVLEWDAHEGSYEGTKDLLSVGLYKTRVEMIFESLGQNSTLLRIRESGWRESQAALDGSYMNCQGWMNMSCCLKAYLEYGINLRKGFF; this is encoded by the coding sequence ATGGAATTAAAATTTACGGTTCAGACCAAAGTGCAAAAACCGTTAAAGGAAGTATTTGAAGCCGTCTATGATCCGAAACACTTAAGCGGTTATTTTACGACCGGAGGAGCGAGCGGACCTTTAAAAGAAGAAACGGAGGTTGTATGGAAATTTGCGGATTTCCCATCGGAGGAAGGTACAACGGTCTCTGTAAGGGAAGTTGTGATGAATTCTAAAATTGTTCTGGAATGGGATGCTCACGAAGGAAGTTATGAAGGTACAAAAGATTTATTGAGCGTCGGCTTGTACAAAACCCGGGTGGAAATGATTTTCGAATCTTTGGGACAGAATTCAACTTTATTGAGAATCAGGGAATCCGGTTGGAGAGAATCACAAGCCGCCTTGGACGGTTCTTATATGAACTGCCAGGGTTGGATGAATATGAGCTGTTGTCTCAAAGCCTATTTAGAATACGGGATCAATTTGAGAAAAGGATTCTTTTGA
- a CDS encoding LpxI family protein — protein sequence MGRLGILAGGGELPHIGMKEALSAGEDPLLLSIIESEFQVGEYSDRNLPIHIVKIGTLMKICKQHNIDRLLLLGKVKKEIIFKNLKFDLKAISLLARMVNKHDYSIFKTVSEEFAKEKITIISQKTYLKSLFLPEGRFTKKALSKKELEDVAFGMEYAEKMAGLDIGQTVVVLDKSVLAVEAVEGTDLAISRGGSFAKKGKAIVCKSSKPRQDDRFDLPTVGEETLKTMHENNCGTLALRTGETIIVHPKEFINLAEKLKIHILSIGSGNLTKINSTTKKIK from the coding sequence GTGGGAAGATTAGGAATTCTTGCCGGTGGAGGAGAACTTCCGCATATCGGAATGAAAGAGGCCCTCTCCGCCGGCGAGGATCCTCTTCTGCTGTCCATCATAGAATCCGAATTCCAAGTCGGAGAATACTCCGACCGGAATCTCCCGATTCATATCGTCAAGATCGGAACCTTGATGAAGATATGCAAACAACATAATATAGATCGTCTCCTTCTTCTGGGGAAGGTAAAAAAAGAAATCATCTTTAAGAATCTAAAATTCGATCTTAAGGCGATCAGTCTTCTCGCGAGAATGGTCAACAAACACGATTATTCTATCTTTAAAACCGTCTCTGAAGAGTTCGCAAAAGAAAAGATCACGATCATTTCTCAGAAGACGTATCTTAAATCTCTTTTTCTTCCCGAAGGAAGATTCACCAAAAAAGCCCTCAGCAAAAAAGAATTGGAAGACGTCGCCTTCGGAATGGAATACGCAGAAAAGATGGCGGGACTCGATATCGGTCAAACCGTCGTCGTTCTCGACAAATCGGTTCTTGCAGTGGAAGCGGTGGAAGGAACGGACCTCGCGATTTCCAGAGGCGGCTCCTTCGCAAAAAAAGGAAAGGCAATCGTTTGCAAAAGTTCGAAACCTCGACAAGACGATCGTTTTGACCTTCCCACCGTGGGCGAAGAAACATTAAAAACCATGCACGAGAACAACTGTGGAACTCTTGCCCTAAGAACCGGAGAGACAATCATTGTTCATCCGAAAGAATTTATAAACCTTGCAGAAAAACTGAAAATTCACATCTTGAGTATCGGCAGTGGCAACCTTACGAAAATCAACTCTACAACCAAAAAAATCAAGTAG
- a CDS encoding SH3 domain-containing protein, whose product MRKSFFVFLGLVFVSILVVFLTWKFLTRKTDSVYKNFSKGNWEDVVLEVLKKKDPDLEDYSFASMALAEFNSSLLILPAEKKEKLVQKFSEKSGLKFTKRDVSGRTIFTFEDRFFSYLPDGSFLKTRALCKKLTLGAEYETSDILSRHLTKLISSNPLPLYNEYNQALLKSLASGSARELDETGRTKLSKLLEYFSGREDSPFSASKAEIEGKNLNVRTGPGTENPIAFQFKGGETVFILDRDSRTETIAGKRGNWNQVLDLRNGAVGWIFSGFLKTISPDLTIAQTMEESFRAMDRAPVWDFETWKESSPPFGFQGEYHTTEKIALDGDIGIVIHSSKNKYDFICRGVEEPFRDLEFYVSFLGGDESIPVFTLFAGTPGDLNKAFEISIDKESISINRNRYITGDNFSKKRFRLNIHSTGSGFNTGLTLSEKKVLSGIDSLESIDASSGIRWRLCLPMARENGDSSVSVFQFKFIP is encoded by the coding sequence TTGAGAAAGAGCTTTTTTGTTTTCCTCGGCCTTGTTTTTGTTTCCATCCTTGTCGTTTTTCTTACCTGGAAGTTTCTGACTCGGAAAACAGATTCCGTTTATAAGAATTTCTCCAAAGGGAATTGGGAAGACGTCGTCTTAGAAGTCCTAAAAAAGAAGGACCCGGATTTGGAAGACTATTCCTTTGCGTCCATGGCATTGGCTGAATTCAATTCTTCTTTGCTAATCCTTCCCGCGGAAAAAAAAGAAAAGCTCGTGCAGAAATTCTCCGAAAAATCGGGGCTCAAATTTACCAAACGAGACGTTTCCGGAAGAACGATCTTCACATTCGAAGACAGATTCTTTTCCTATCTTCCGGATGGATCCTTTCTCAAAACCAGAGCCCTTTGCAAAAAATTGACTCTCGGCGCGGAATACGAAACTTCCGATATTCTTTCCCGCCATCTCACAAAACTGATTTCTTCCAACCCTCTTCCGCTCTACAACGAATACAACCAAGCGCTTCTGAAATCCCTCGCTTCCGGCTCCGCGAGAGAATTGGATGAGACTGGAAGAACAAAACTTTCCAAACTTCTCGAATACTTTTCGGGAAGAGAGGATTCTCCATTTAGCGCGAGTAAGGCGGAAATCGAAGGGAAGAATCTGAACGTAAGAACCGGACCGGGAACCGAAAACCCGATCGCGTTTCAGTTCAAGGGTGGAGAAACCGTTTTCATTTTGGATCGTGATTCCCGCACCGAAACGATCGCAGGTAAAAGAGGAAACTGGAACCAAGTTTTGGACCTCAGAAACGGCGCCGTAGGCTGGATCTTTTCCGGATTCTTAAAAACGATTTCCCCCGATCTTACGATCGCTCAAACAATGGAAGAATCCTTTCGTGCGATGGATCGAGCTCCAGTTTGGGATTTCGAAACCTGGAAAGAATCCTCTCCTCCTTTCGGATTTCAGGGAGAATACCATACAACCGAAAAAATCGCGTTGGACGGCGATATCGGAATCGTCATCCATTCTTCCAAAAATAAATACGATTTTATCTGCCGAGGTGTGGAAGAGCCGTTCCGTGATTTGGAATTCTACGTTTCCTTTTTAGGCGGAGACGAAAGTATTCCCGTTTTTACTTTGTTTGCGGGAACTCCCGGAGATTTAAACAAGGCCTTTGAAATTTCAATCGATAAGGAAAGTATTTCCATCAACCGAAATCGATACATTACGGGGGATAATTTTTCTAAAAAGAGATTTCGTCTAAATATACATAGCACCGGTTCGGGCTTTAATACCGGTTTGACGCTTTCCGAAAAAAAGGTTCTTTCGGGAATCGATTCTTTGGAGTCGATCGACGCGAGCTCCGGAATTCGTTGGAGACTTTGTCTTCCGATGGCGAGGGAAAACGGAGATTCGAGCGTGAGCGTTTTTCAGTTCAAATTTATTCCGTGA
- a CDS encoding TolC family protein: MDQKVQNSKQRILQTKNLGRILLGSFVLLQTFSLSADETLKLSTEETVKRALESNYSLQNLRYELAKSDTNFLKNDSKYSWRLVADGKSSQSILPFNQANLLSGTKISDDTIKGGIEKTLQTTGTYFKVEAGTRRFDSNAFENASTTPAGFSSLGIPPLYTGFVRATISQDLLKNSFGYKGRNEVKILESQAEIAKNQVSQQISGVIVDSLVDFWDYSIKTQAVKTYKQLVENTKNIRNLTVRKQGLGLSESFEVNQWNALLAQAENQLETAIVQKEEAKRKLVRSLKIPEGTSLSEETNLLEDLAEKPDYSKDLEYAYKHRADFLNALKQKEIAEAALKNANNDRLPTLTISGTGASQSQNIVSPQENYTDNNHGITTAKYKEWTGQMNFVYPLADKGIYAGVRDANISMRQATLKEEDLKNEVRDDVKTRIEALEASHRIYKNNIITERESGNYYNGVLRSFRQGRADAVSVKNALDTHVQDELRLTQARVNFNIDLLRYYLAKNSLLERFQVDRDKLIPNLD, from the coding sequence ATGGATCAAAAAGTACAAAATTCAAAACAAAGGATTCTACAAACAAAGAATCTGGGAAGAATTCTTCTGGGAAGTTTCGTTCTTCTTCAAACCTTCTCCCTCTCTGCCGATGAGACGCTCAAACTTTCTACGGAAGAAACCGTCAAGAGGGCTTTAGAAAGCAATTATAGCTTACAAAACCTTCGCTACGAATTGGCGAAGTCCGATACGAATTTTCTCAAAAACGATTCGAAGTATTCTTGGAGATTGGTAGCCGACGGAAAATCCAGTCAGTCGATTCTTCCTTTCAACCAAGCAAACCTGCTCTCAGGAACAAAGATCTCGGACGATACCATCAAAGGTGGGATCGAAAAGACGCTTCAAACGACCGGAACCTATTTCAAAGTGGAAGCAGGAACCAGAAGATTTGACTCGAACGCATTTGAAAACGCATCCACAACTCCTGCAGGATTTTCTTCTTTGGGAATTCCTCCCCTTTATACAGGATTTGTAAGAGCGACGATCAGCCAGGATCTTCTCAAAAACTCTTTCGGTTACAAGGGAAGAAACGAGGTTAAAATCTTAGAATCCCAAGCGGAAATCGCAAAGAATCAGGTTTCGCAACAAATTTCGGGAGTAATCGTAGATTCTCTCGTGGACTTCTGGGACTACTCGATCAAAACCCAAGCAGTCAAAACCTACAAACAACTCGTAGAGAACACAAAAAACATTCGCAATCTTACCGTCCGCAAACAAGGACTCGGACTTTCCGAAAGTTTCGAAGTCAACCAGTGGAACGCACTCTTAGCGCAAGCGGAGAATCAGCTGGAAACGGCAATCGTTCAAAAAGAAGAAGCAAAAAGAAAACTCGTTCGTTCCTTGAAAATTCCGGAAGGAACCTCTCTTTCGGAAGAAACAAATCTTTTAGAAGATCTCGCTGAAAAACCGGATTATTCAAAAGATTTAGAATATGCTTACAAACACAGAGCTGACTTTTTAAACGCTCTCAAACAAAAAGAGATCGCGGAAGCCGCACTGAAAAATGCGAATAACGACAGACTTCCCACTCTTACAATTTCAGGAACAGGCGCGAGTCAGTCTCAGAACATCGTTTCCCCGCAAGAAAACTACACCGATAACAATCACGGTATCACGACCGCAAAATATAAAGAATGGACCGGACAAATGAACTTCGTCTATCCTTTGGCTGATAAAGGAATCTATGCGGGTGTAAGAGACGCGAATATTTCCATGCGTCAGGCGACTCTGAAAGAAGAAGACTTGAAAAACGAAGTCAGAGACGACGTAAAAACAAGAATCGAAGCCTTGGAAGCGAGTCACAGAATTTATAAGAATAATATCATCACAGAAAGAGAAAGTGGGAACTATTACAACGGAGTTCTAAGAAGCTTTCGTCAAGGAAGAGCGGATGCGGTTTCCGTAAAAAACGCCTTGGATACACACGTGCAAGATGAACTTCGCCTAACACAAGCAAGGGTGAACTTCAACATCGATCTCTTACGTTATTATCTCGCGAAAAATTCGCTTCTCGAGCGTTTTCAAGTGGATCGCGATAAGCTGATTCCAAACTTAGATTGA
- a CDS encoding FmdB family zinc ribbon protein, whose amino-acid sequence MPTYDYKCKACGQTFEKFHSMKDDPIRDCPLCGKEGEVERMISNGSGIIFKGTGFYVTDYKKSGSGESSGSTTSSTSSSD is encoded by the coding sequence ATGCCGACATATGACTACAAATGTAAAGCCTGCGGACAAACGTTCGAAAAATTCCATTCCATGAAGGATGATCCGATCCGCGATTGTCCACTTTGTGGTAAAGAAGGTGAGGTCGAAAGAATGATCTCCAACGGATCCGGGATCATATTTAAAGGCACCGGATTTTACGTAACCGATTATAAAAAAAGCGGTTCTGGAGAATCTTCCGGATCGACGACCTCTTCCACTTCCTCTTCGGACTAA